The following coding sequences are from one Rubrobacter radiotolerans DSM 5868 window:
- a CDS encoding 2-hydroxyacid dehydrogenase, giving the protein MKVLCIGDLFLPSERFREALEREFSGENGAPDVREVMWAGEKAEEQHHLQQIMEVDGPEAVPVPEEIVSAVGDAEVITVHFAPVPEAVLDAGADLRAVVVARAGYENVNVEAASRRGIAVVNLLGRNAPAVAEQAIALMLAETRDVARADRGVREGRWPKEFPQTPYDLFGSTVGLIGFGQVARQLAPRIRGFEVRLLAYDPYVDGKTIESYGAEKVDDMETVFRESDFVSLHARLTDETRRFIGREHFELMKPTAYFINNARSRMVRYNDLYEVLKEGRIAGAALDVHDDEPLGEGSEWTELENVTLTPHIAGSTTSTWLNSVRMSAEAVKELSETGRATNTVNADALSGKGGGS; this is encoded by the coding sequence ATGAAGGTCCTCTGCATCGGCGACCTGTTCCTCCCGTCCGAAAGGTTCCGCGAAGCGCTCGAAAGAGAGTTTTCAGGCGAGAACGGCGCGCCGGACGTCCGGGAGGTGATGTGGGCCGGGGAGAAGGCCGAGGAGCAGCACCATCTGCAGCAGATCATGGAGGTGGACGGACCCGAGGCCGTGCCCGTGCCGGAGGAGATAGTCTCGGCCGTCGGGGACGCGGAGGTGATCACCGTCCACTTCGCCCCGGTCCCGGAGGCCGTCCTCGACGCCGGAGCCGACCTCAGGGCCGTCGTCGTGGCAAGGGCGGGCTACGAGAACGTGAACGTGGAAGCGGCGAGTAGGCGGGGCATAGCGGTCGTGAACCTCCTCGGGCGGAACGCCCCGGCGGTCGCCGAGCAGGCCATCGCCCTCATGCTCGCCGAGACGCGCGACGTGGCGCGCGCCGACCGGGGAGTGCGCGAGGGCCGCTGGCCCAAAGAGTTCCCCCAGACCCCCTACGACCTTTTCGGCTCGACGGTCGGGCTTATCGGGTTCGGGCAGGTCGCGCGGCAGCTCGCCCCGCGAATCCGGGGCTTCGAGGTGCGCCTCCTCGCCTACGACCCCTACGTGGACGGGAAGACAATAGAGTCCTACGGCGCGGAGAAGGTAGATGATATGGAGACGGTCTTTCGCGAGTCGGACTTCGTGAGCCTCCACGCCCGCCTCACGGACGAGACGCGGCGCTTTATCGGGCGGGAGCACTTCGAGCTGATGAAGCCGACCGCCTACTTTATAAACAACGCCCGAAGCCGGATGGTCCGCTACAACGACCTCTACGAAGTCCTCAAGGAGGGCCGCATCGCCGGAGCCGCCCTCGACGTCCACGACGACGAGCCCCTGGGCGAGGGAAGCGAATGGACGGAGCTTGAGAACGTAACGCTCACGCCGCACATCGCCGGGAGCACGACGAGCACCTGGCTGAACTCCGTGAGGATGAGCGCCGAGGCCGTGAAGGAGCTTTCGGAGACGGGCCGGGCGACAAACACCGTCAACGCCGACGCCCTCAGCGGGAAGGGGGGAGGATCGTGA
- a CDS encoding dihydroxyacetone kinase family protein produces the protein MKRITNDPASFKEEMVEGFVAAYGRYVKRVPNASGVMAVGSPKPGKVSVIVGGGSGHYPAFCGVVGEGLADGAVIGDIFASPSGEQVYRVTKALDGGAGVLYSYGNYSGDVMHFGMAEMRCRGEGMDVRTVVVTDDVASAPKGRESERRGIAGDFYVFKVAGAAAARGDDLDSVEELARRANAATRTLGLAFGGCTLPGQSEPLFSVEPGTMEVGMGVHGEPGIETSEMLPASGIAKLLVERLLDDAPEGAGSRVAVIMNGLGTTKYEELFVIFRDVGRLLADAGLTVHSPEVGELVTSLDMAGCSLTLMWLDSELEELHDAPAATPAFSRGGLGYAKSATESVAATPVATPDEDAEASFAETTSGGDAVRDGLRRALESVEGAEEELGRLDAVAGDGDHGSGMVRGFRRAVEATEGYGGTAGAVLVRAGAAFSDAAGGASGALYGSAITAFGQGLDANGTDAPGVHRALEDALKAVRSLGGAEVGDKTLVDTLAPFVGAFGESAGSGVPAREAWQSALAAAEAGAASTEDMISARGRAAKLGERSRGSRDPGATSMLYVLRAAGEAIPQEGA, from the coding sequence ATGAAGCGGATAACGAACGACCCGGCGTCGTTCAAGGAGGAGATGGTCGAGGGGTTCGTCGCGGCGTACGGCAGGTACGTAAAGCGCGTCCCGAACGCCTCGGGGGTGATGGCGGTCGGCTCCCCGAAGCCGGGTAAGGTCTCGGTGATCGTCGGGGGCGGCTCGGGGCACTACCCGGCGTTCTGCGGCGTGGTCGGGGAGGGGCTCGCGGACGGGGCCGTGATCGGGGACATCTTCGCCAGCCCCTCCGGAGAGCAGGTCTACCGGGTAACGAAGGCGCTCGACGGCGGCGCGGGGGTTCTCTACTCCTACGGCAACTACTCGGGCGACGTCATGCACTTCGGGATGGCCGAGATGCGCTGCCGGGGCGAGGGGATGGACGTCCGGACGGTCGTCGTTACCGACGACGTAGCGAGCGCCCCGAAGGGCAGGGAGAGCGAGCGGCGCGGCATCGCGGGGGACTTCTACGTCTTCAAGGTCGCCGGGGCGGCCGCCGCGCGCGGCGACGACCTCGACTCGGTCGAGGAGCTTGCCCGGCGGGCGAACGCCGCGACGCGCACGCTCGGGCTCGCCTTCGGGGGGTGCACCCTTCCCGGGCAGTCCGAGCCGCTCTTCAGCGTCGAGCCGGGGACGATGGAGGTCGGTATGGGCGTGCACGGCGAGCCCGGCATCGAAACCTCCGAGATGCTACCCGCCTCCGGCATCGCAAAGCTCCTCGTCGAGCGGCTTCTGGACGACGCGCCCGAGGGGGCCGGGAGCCGCGTAGCGGTGATAATGAACGGCCTCGGTACAACAAAGTACGAGGAGCTGTTCGTTATCTTCCGCGACGTCGGACGCCTCCTGGCCGACGCCGGGCTTACGGTCCACTCCCCGGAGGTCGGGGAGCTCGTCACCTCGCTCGACATGGCCGGATGCTCCCTGACGCTCATGTGGCTCGACAGCGAGCTTGAGGAGCTGCACGACGCTCCGGCCGCGACCCCGGCCTTCTCGCGCGGGGGGCTCGGCTACGCAAAGAGCGCCACAGAGTCGGTTGCGGCGACGCCCGTCGCTACGCCCGACGAGGACGCCGAGGCTTCCTTCGCCGAGACCACGTCGGGCGGGGACGCTGTCCGGGACGGGCTCCGGCGCGCCCTGGAATCGGTCGAGGGGGCTGAGGAGGAGCTCGGCCGGCTCGACGCGGTCGCCGGGGACGGGGACCACGGCTCCGGGATGGTCCGGGGCTTCCGCCGGGCGGTCGAGGCGACGGAGGGCTACGGCGGAACGGCCGGAGCGGTGCTTGTCCGGGCCGGAGCGGCGTTCTCGGACGCGGCGGGCGGGGCCTCGGGGGCGCTCTACGGCTCGGCCATCACGGCCTTCGGTCAGGGCCTCGACGCGAACGGTACGGACGCTCCGGGCGTTCACCGGGCGCTGGAGGACGCACTGAAGGCGGTCAGGAGTCTCGGCGGGGCCGAGGTCGGGGACAAGACGCTCGTCGACACGCTCGCGCCGTTCGTCGGCGCGTTCGGGGAGTCCGCAGGGAGCGGCGTCCCGGCGCGCGAGGCGTGGCAGAGCGCACTCGCGGCGGCGGAGGCCGGAGCCGCTTCGACGGAGGACATGATCAGCGCCCGCGGCCGGGCGGCGAAGCTCGGGGAGCGGAGCCGGGGCAGCCGCGACCCCGGCGCGACCTCGATGCTCTACGTTCTGCGGGCCGCCGGCGAAGCCATTCCGCAGGAGGGGGCGTGA
- a CDS encoding alcohol dehydrogenase catalytic domain-containing protein — protein MLAAVFRGPGDLDVTEIETPEAGPGEVVVRVGANTVCGTDVRILRGEKTRGVEPPVVLGHELAGHIAEVGRGVEGYEVGAPVAMYPLLQCGRCFYCLRGMENVCEHLRIFGNVENGGLAEYVRLPARAVERGNLFVAREERPIEELALAEPLACCVNGLEKYRVEVGDTVVILGAGPIGLLHLQLALLSGAREVIVSNPSEPRRRFAERLGATVTVDPRAEDLPEVVRERTGGRGADAAVICIGKPELVNEALRLVRKGGRVNAFAGLSGAGWAEVEANLIHYNEVLLSGGSNCRRRDFETAMRLIEERRIDTAAMVTDRFPLAEAARAIERSSRSDGMKVAVMP, from the coding sequence ATGCTGGCCGCGGTCTTTAGAGGTCCCGGGGACCTCGACGTAACCGAGATAGAGACGCCGGAGGCGGGGCCGGGAGAGGTTGTCGTGCGGGTCGGGGCGAACACGGTCTGCGGGACGGACGTGAGGATACTTCGGGGTGAGAAGACGCGGGGGGTAGAGCCGCCGGTCGTTCTCGGGCACGAGCTTGCCGGGCACATCGCCGAGGTCGGGAGGGGGGTCGAGGGATACGAGGTCGGCGCTCCGGTGGCGATGTACCCGCTGCTTCAGTGCGGGCGGTGCTTTTACTGCCTGCGGGGAATGGAGAACGTCTGCGAGCACTTGAGGATCTTCGGCAACGTCGAGAACGGCGGCCTTGCCGAGTACGTCCGCCTTCCGGCGCGGGCCGTCGAGCGCGGGAACCTGTTCGTTGCGCGGGAGGAGCGGCCGATCGAGGAGCTCGCCCTCGCCGAGCCGCTCGCCTGCTGCGTAAACGGCCTTGAGAAGTACCGGGTCGAGGTGGGCGATACGGTCGTGATCCTCGGTGCGGGGCCTATCGGGCTTCTGCACCTGCAACTCGCGCTCCTCTCGGGGGCTCGGGAGGTGATCGTCAGCAACCCCTCCGAGCCGCGCCGCCGCTTCGCCGAGCGGCTCGGGGCTACGGTTACGGTAGACCCGCGGGCGGAGGACCTGCCGGAGGTCGTCCGGGAGCGGACCGGCGGCAGGGGGGCGGATGCGGCCGTGATCTGCATCGGAAAGCCGGAGCTCGTGAACGAGGCGCTGCGGCTCGTGAGAAAGGGCGGGCGCGTCAACGCCTTCGCCGGGCTCTCGGGGGCAGGCTGGGCCGAGGTCGAGGCGAACCTTATCCACTACAACGAGGTCCTGCTGAGCGGCGGCTCGAACTGCCGCCGCCGGGACTTCGAGACGGCTATGCGCCTTATCGAGGAGCGCCGGATAGACACGGCCGCGATGGTGACGGACCGCTTCCCGCTCGCGGAGGCGGCGCGGGCGATAGAGCGCTCGTCCCGCTCCGACGGGATGAAGGTCGCCGTGATGCCCTAG
- the tkt gene encoding transketolase, whose protein sequence is METKTSTVEARSINTVRALAMDAVEKAQSGHPGTAMALAPAAYVIYKKMMKHNPKNPLWADRDRFILSAGHASMLQYAMLHLTGYDLSLEEIKNFRQWGSKTPGHPEFHHTPGIEATTGPLGQGFANGVGMALAERYLADRYNREGHEVVDHHVYAICSDGDLMEGVTQEAASLAGQNGLGRLIYIYDDNRITIDGSTDKSFDREDKGKRFEAYGWHVQHVDDSEDLEEIEAALRAARDEVERPSLIVLRSHIAYPAPNAVDTAAAHGAPLGEEEVRAAKEAMGLDPDRQFDVSDEVYSHMSCAESGAEEESAWNERFAAWREAEPELAEEWDAAWSGKPLPGYREAMPVWDPKETEKLATRKAGGAVMAAFEAYTPTMIGGAADLVASTNTQFKESGVWMAGEPARNIAFGIREHAMGSIVNGLQLHGGMLRPYGSTFLIFSDYMRPAVRLSALMELPVAWVFTHDSVGVGEDGPTHQPVEHYMALRAIPNLTVIRPGDPNETSEAWKTTFETEGPVALLLTRQNLPVLEPEKTEGAARGAYVYRDTEGEPDVLLIGTGSEVSVALRAAEHLAEKDVAARVVSMPSWEVFDRQDEAYKDEVLPPSVEARVSVEAGITVGWERYIGFRGRAVGIDRFGASAPGDRVMQEYGITPEHVANVALEVLGRSDKVDGDAGTPGFQKTSPEEGHS, encoded by the coding sequence TTGGAGACAAAGACAAGCACCGTCGAGGCCCGCTCGATAAACACCGTCCGGGCGCTTGCGATGGACGCGGTGGAGAAGGCCCAGAGCGGACATCCGGGGACGGCGATGGCCCTCGCTCCGGCGGCGTACGTGATCTACAAAAAGATGATGAAGCACAACCCGAAGAACCCGCTGTGGGCCGACCGGGACCGCTTTATCCTCTCCGCCGGGCACGCCTCGATGTTGCAGTACGCGATGCTGCACCTGACCGGCTACGACCTCTCGCTAGAGGAGATAAAGAACTTCCGCCAGTGGGGTTCGAAGACCCCCGGCCACCCGGAGTTCCACCATACCCCAGGCATCGAGGCGACTACGGGACCGCTCGGGCAGGGGTTCGCCAACGGCGTCGGGATGGCGCTCGCCGAGCGCTACCTTGCAGACCGCTACAACCGGGAGGGGCACGAGGTAGTAGACCACCACGTCTACGCCATCTGCTCCGACGGCGACCTGATGGAGGGCGTAACGCAGGAGGCCGCCTCGCTCGCCGGGCAGAACGGCCTCGGAAGGCTCATCTACATCTACGACGACAACCGCATCACAATAGACGGCTCGACGGACAAGTCCTTTGACAGAGAGGACAAGGGCAAGCGCTTCGAGGCCTACGGCTGGCACGTCCAGCACGTAGACGACTCCGAAGACCTCGAAGAGATAGAGGCCGCGCTCAGGGCCGCCCGGGACGAGGTCGAGCGTCCCTCCCTGATCGTCCTGCGGAGCCACATCGCCTACCCGGCGCCGAACGCCGTAGACACCGCCGCGGCCCACGGCGCCCCGCTCGGCGAAGAGGAGGTCCGGGCCGCCAAGGAGGCGATGGGCCTCGACCCGGACAGACAATTCGACGTCTCCGACGAGGTCTACAGCCATATGTCCTGCGCAGAGAGCGGGGCGGAGGAAGAGTCCGCCTGGAACGAGCGGTTCGCCGCCTGGCGCGAGGCAGAGCCGGAGCTCGCCGAAGAGTGGGATGCCGCCTGGAGCGGGAAGCCCCTCCCAGGTTACCGGGAGGCGATGCCCGTCTGGGACCCGAAAGAGACCGAGAAGCTCGCCACCCGGAAGGCCGGCGGCGCGGTGATGGCCGCGTTCGAGGCGTACACGCCGACCATGATCGGGGGTGCGGCGGACCTTGTCGCCTCGACGAACACCCAGTTCAAGGAGTCCGGCGTCTGGATGGCCGGCGAGCCCGCAAGGAACATTGCCTTCGGCATCCGCGAGCACGCGATGGGAAGCATCGTCAACGGTCTCCAGCTTCACGGAGGCATGCTCAGGCCCTACGGCTCGACGTTCCTTATCTTCTCGGACTACATGCGCCCGGCCGTAAGGCTCTCGGCGCTCATGGAGCTTCCCGTAGCGTGGGTCTTCACCCACGACTCCGTCGGCGTCGGCGAGGACGGCCCGACCCACCAGCCCGTCGAGCACTACATGGCGCTGCGTGCGATCCCGAACCTCACCGTTATCCGTCCGGGCGACCCGAACGAGACGAGCGAGGCGTGGAAGACGACCTTCGAGACCGAAGGCCCCGTCGCGCTGCTCCTCACCCGCCAGAACCTCCCCGTCCTCGAACCAGAGAAGACAGAGGGCGCGGCGAGAGGAGCCTACGTCTACCGCGACACCGAGGGGGAGCCGGACGTTCTCCTGATCGGGACCGGCTCCGAGGTCTCCGTCGCGCTCCGGGCCGCCGAGCACCTCGCCGAGAAGGACGTTGCGGCAAGGGTCGTCAGCATGCCCTCCTGGGAGGTCTTTGACCGGCAGGACGAGGCGTACAAGGACGAGGTCCTTCCGCCGTCGGTCGAGGCCCGGGTCTCGGTCGAGGCCGGGATAACGGTCGGCTGGGAGCGCTACATTGGCTTCCGGGGCCGGGCCGTCGGAATAGACCGCTTCGGGGCGAGCGCGCCCGGCGACCGGGTAATGCAGGAGTACGGCATAACCCCCGAGCATGTCGCGAACGTCGCCCTGGAGGTGCTCGGGCGAAGCGACAAGGTCGACGGAGACGCCGGGACCCCCGGCTTCCAAAAGACGAGTCCGGAGGAGGGACACTCCTAA
- a CDS encoding HAD family hydrolase, translating to MAEGTQAGFRGAIFDVDGVLVHSPHEQAWREGLKKLMENEWSDIKDQTSYEPEKFTPQVYQEKMSGMPRFKGAQAALEFFDVPDAERRAKEYGDEKQEMILELIERGEFHAYPDALRFVLAVKDAGLYIAAASSSKNANAFMGKIRLDEFASEEGLDYDFIEPGLTLLDILDANVSGRDFEHGKPHPMIFLTAAEELGLKPSECFVVEDAVNGVQAAKAGEMQALGLARADDEELLAGANADIVVTSLDDVSLEALAEGRLDGKSAV from the coding sequence GTGGCAGAGGGAACGCAAGCAGGGTTCAGGGGCGCTATCTTCGACGTGGACGGCGTGCTCGTCCACTCGCCGCACGAGCAGGCCTGGCGCGAGGGGCTCAAGAAGCTCATGGAGAACGAGTGGTCCGACATCAAGGACCAGACAAGCTACGAGCCGGAGAAGTTCACCCCGCAGGTCTACCAGGAGAAGATGAGCGGGATGCCGCGCTTCAAGGGCGCTCAGGCCGCGCTTGAGTTTTTCGACGTCCCCGACGCCGAGCGGCGGGCCAAAGAGTACGGGGACGAGAAGCAGGAGATGATCCTGGAGCTTATAGAGCGCGGCGAATTCCACGCATATCCGGACGCCCTGCGCTTCGTTCTCGCGGTCAAGGACGCCGGGCTCTACATCGCGGCCGCCTCGTCCTCAAAGAACGCAAACGCGTTCATGGGGAAGATCCGCCTCGACGAGTTCGCGAGCGAGGAGGGGCTCGACTACGACTTTATCGAGCCGGGGCTGACCCTGCTCGACATCCTCGACGCCAACGTCTCGGGCCGGGACTTCGAGCACGGAAAGCCGCACCCCATGATCTTCCTTACCGCCGCCGAGGAGCTCGGCCTGAAGCCTTCGGAGTGCTTTGTTGTCGAGGACGCGGTGAACGGCGTGCAGGCGGCGAAGGCCGGTGAGATGCAGGCTCTCGGGCTCGCCCGCGCCGATGACGAGGAGCTTCTTGCCGGGGCGAACGCCGACATCGTCGTCACGAGCCTCGACGACGTTTCCCTGGAGGCGCTCGCCGAGGGCCGGCTCGACGGGAAGAGCGCCGTATGA
- a CDS encoding FGGY-family carbohydrate kinase, translated as MADGQYLMGIDFGTGGVRVGLFDPEGTPKVFYGEEFDTDFPRSGWAEQDPDQWWSSFVRAVRGALDKSGVAAGDIAGVATDFTSCTVLAVDEDGRHLRPALLWMDVRASDQARRLAETADPALKYNGYGSVSAEWMPSKSLWLKENERENYDAARYICEGQDWITHKLTGEWVTSINNASIRWYYDRNAGGWPESLYEAVGIGDVLEKFPGPVLDMGTVVGGLRSEVASELGLKEGTPVAVGGVDAFVGALGLGVTEPGKMALITGSSHVMIGQSAEPIYGRGFFGAYTDAQVPGQYTVEGGQVSTGSIVAWFKNRYAMQAAEQAKERGVDPYEILNEMAKDIPIGSDGLIVIDYFQGNRTPYTDPLARGMMWGLSLSHTEAHLFRAIIEGICYGTEHILRTMRGHDFEPRLNVVAGGPTKSDLWMQMHADVSNVPIQKTAVGESPVLGAAMLAAVGAGVYEDVREASENMVHAEDTIEPNAEAHEAYKFYVDRYIDTYPQMRDLMHETVSHVASEGRAPV; from the coding sequence ATGGCTGACGGACAGTACCTGATGGGCATAGACTTCGGGACCGGCGGGGTGAGGGTCGGCTTGTTCGACCCCGAGGGGACGCCGAAGGTCTTTTACGGCGAGGAGTTCGACACGGACTTCCCGAGAAGCGGCTGGGCCGAGCAGGACCCGGACCAGTGGTGGTCGAGCTTCGTGCGGGCCGTGCGCGGCGCGCTCGACAAGAGCGGCGTCGCGGCAGGGGACATAGCCGGAGTCGCAACCGACTTCACGAGCTGCACGGTGCTTGCGGTGGACGAAGACGGAAGACACCTGCGGCCCGCGCTTCTGTGGATGGACGTGAGGGCCTCCGATCAGGCCCGCAGGCTCGCCGAGACCGCAGACCCCGCGCTCAAGTACAACGGCTACGGGTCGGTCTCGGCCGAGTGGATGCCCTCGAAGTCGCTCTGGCTCAAGGAGAACGAGCGCGAGAACTACGACGCGGCCCGCTACATCTGCGAAGGTCAGGACTGGATCACCCACAAGCTCACCGGCGAGTGGGTCACCTCGATAAACAACGCCTCTATTCGCTGGTACTACGACCGGAACGCCGGCGGCTGGCCCGAGTCGCTCTACGAGGCCGTGGGCATCGGAGACGTCCTTGAGAAGTTTCCCGGTCCCGTCCTCGATATGGGGACCGTCGTCGGCGGCCTGAGGAGCGAGGTCGCCTCGGAGCTCGGCCTGAAGGAGGGGACCCCGGTCGCCGTCGGCGGGGTGGACGCGTTTGTCGGGGCGCTCGGGCTTGGGGTTACGGAGCCCGGAAAGATGGCCCTTATAACCGGCTCGTCGCACGTGATGATCGGGCAGTCGGCGGAGCCGATCTACGGCCGGGGCTTCTTCGGGGCCTACACCGACGCCCAGGTCCCGGGCCAGTACACCGTCGAGGGCGGGCAGGTCTCCACGGGCTCGATCGTCGCCTGGTTCAAGAACCGCTACGCGATGCAGGCCGCCGAGCAGGCAAAGGAGCGCGGCGTCGACCCCTACGAGATCCTCAACGAGATGGCGAAGGACATACCCATCGGCTCCGACGGGCTCATCGTCATCGACTACTTCCAGGGCAACCGCACCCCCTACACCGACCCCCTGGCGCGCGGCATGATGTGGGGCCTCTCGCTCTCGCACACCGAGGCGCACCTCTTCCGGGCGATAATCGAGGGGATCTGCTACGGCACCGAGCACATCCTGCGCACGATGCGCGGCCACGACTTCGAGCCGCGCCTCAACGTCGTCGCCGGAGGCCCGACAAAAAGCGACCTCTGGATGCAGATGCACGCCGACGTCTCAAACGTCCCGATCCAGAAGACCGCCGTCGGCGAGAGCCCGGTCCTCGGCGCGGCGATGCTCGCCGCCGTCGGAGCCGGGGTGTACGAGGACGTGCGAGAAGCCTCGGAGAACATGGTCCACGCCGAGGACACAATAGAACCGAATGCGGAGGCTCACGAGGCGTACAAGTTCTACGTGGACCGCTACATCGACACCTACCCGCAGATGCGCGACCTGATGCACGAGACCGTAAGCCACGTCGCGAGTGAAGGCCGGGCCCCGGTCTAG
- a CDS encoding FGGY-family carbohydrate kinase, translating into MSPYLLGLDSGNTGTKAVVFDEEGYERGVGSVGNTQINPYPRWVEQDMNGVWKNAVEAIRGAILAAKIDGREVSAIGVSGHGDGVYLVDGAGEPVRAGIQSMDSRAHRLLARWNESGLGDRVLRFNGQRPFAALPPVLLAWFKEEQPDVLERTERVLYVKDWLRYRLTGEYATDPSEASSGFTDVRTQGYSDEAYELYDLPEVRGMLPPVAASTEVVGGVTEEAARLTGLKAGTPVVGGAHDVDCASVGVGCVEPGDMTLIAGTWSINEVVGAEPAFVEGSACRNFVKPGLYLNMSASPTSATNLEWFVKRMCPLEYKTSRDMGISPFAFVNEEVKGVMNDESRVFYHPFIYSSPHGDDATGGFYGLRGWHTRGHLLRALFEGVAFNHKTHVEILRDAFEVKRVRLTGGGSTSRTWAQIFADTLNETVEVMGAGETSALGAALCAGVGTGVYGSVDDATDNVVRTFRIHEPDPRNSERLAEAYETHLSLVGAMSPVWERTG; encoded by the coding sequence GTGAGCCCGTACCTGCTGGGTCTCGACTCCGGCAATACGGGGACAAAGGCCGTCGTCTTTGACGAAGAGGGCTACGAGCGCGGCGTCGGGAGCGTCGGGAATACCCAGATCAACCCCTACCCCCGGTGGGTCGAGCAGGACATGAACGGCGTGTGGAAGAACGCCGTCGAGGCGATCCGGGGGGCAATCCTCGCAGCGAAGATCGACGGCCGCGAGGTCTCGGCCATAGGCGTCAGCGGACACGGCGACGGGGTCTATCTTGTAGACGGGGCCGGCGAGCCGGTGCGGGCCGGCATCCAGTCAATGGACTCCCGCGCTCACAGGCTCCTCGCCCGCTGGAACGAGTCGGGACTCGGGGACCGGGTCCTCCGGTTCAACGGTCAGCGACCTTTCGCCGCGCTCCCGCCGGTCCTTCTCGCGTGGTTCAAGGAGGAGCAGCCCGACGTTCTTGAGCGGACCGAGCGGGTGCTGTACGTAAAGGACTGGCTGCGCTACCGGCTCACGGGCGAGTACGCCACCGACCCTTCGGAGGCGTCGAGCGGCTTCACCGACGTGAGGACGCAGGGCTATTCGGACGAAGCGTACGAGCTTTACGACCTCCCGGAGGTGCGGGGGATGCTCCCGCCGGTTGCGGCCTCGACGGAGGTCGTAGGCGGGGTTACGGAGGAGGCGGCGCGGCTCACCGGTCTTAAAGCCGGAACTCCCGTCGTCGGCGGGGCTCACGACGTTGACTGCGCGTCGGTCGGGGTCGGGTGCGTGGAGCCGGGGGACATGACCCTGATCGCGGGCACCTGGTCCATAAACGAGGTCGTAGGCGCGGAGCCGGCCTTTGTCGAGGGCTCGGCCTGCCGCAACTTTGTAAAGCCGGGCCTCTACCTGAACATGAGCGCCTCCCCGACGAGCGCGACGAACCTGGAGTGGTTCGTGAAGCGGATGTGCCCGCTCGAGTACAAGACCTCCCGCGACATGGGAATCTCGCCTTTCGCGTTCGTCAACGAGGAGGTCAAGGGGGTGATGAACGACGAGAGCCGCGTCTTCTACCACCCATTTATCTACTCCTCGCCGCACGGCGACGACGCGACGGGCGGCTTCTACGGCCTGAGGGGCTGGCACACGCGCGGGCACCTCCTGCGCGCGCTCTTCGAGGGGGTGGCGTTCAACCACAAGACGCACGTGGAGATCCTGCGCGACGCGTTCGAGGTGAAGCGCGTAAGGCTCACCGGCGGCGGCTCGACGAGCCGGACGTGGGCCCAGATCTTCGCCGATACCCTGAACGAGACCGTCGAGGTGATGGGCGCGGGCGAGACGAGCGCGCTCGGCGCGGCGCTTTGCGCCGGGGTCGGGACCGGCGTCTACGGTTCGGTAGACGACGCTACCGACAACGTTGTCCGTACCTTCCGCATCCACGAGCCGGACCCCCGCAACTCCGAGCGGCTAGCCGAAGCCTACGAGACGCACCTCTCGCTTGTGGGGGCGATGAGTCCGGTCTGGGAAAGGACGGGTTGA
- a CDS encoding class I fructose-bisphosphate aldolase, producing MSGAEMRLGRMFDRRSGRAFITAYDHGTSIRMPAEEGGARATVEKIVAGEPDGVLISPGMLKRTADLFAFRGAPVPIVRTDWTVLDRRMKDVGERYRTLVEPEEAQALGAGAIVVYLIQGPETGETFADNVRAVSTAAAQADRLGLPFVVEATLWGSRIREKKDPDLLAYGCRIASELGADAVKTEYTGDPDTMRDVIAACPVPVLTLGGAKSGSEDDVVASATGAIEAGAKGIIFGRNVWMADDPVAMSRRLAEAVHGEAAGGGE from the coding sequence TTGAGCGGAGCAGAGATGAGGCTCGGGCGTATGTTCGACCGCAGGAGCGGTCGGGCGTTTATAACCGCCTACGACCACGGCACGAGCATCCGGATGCCCGCCGAGGAGGGCGGGGCGCGGGCGACGGTAGAGAAGATCGTCGCCGGAGAGCCGGACGGGGTCCTGATCTCCCCCGGCATGCTCAAGAGAACGGCGGACCTCTTCGCCTTCCGGGGCGCGCCGGTCCCCATCGTCCGCACCGACTGGACCGTTCTCGACAGGCGAATGAAGGACGTCGGAGAGCGCTACCGCACCCTCGTAGAACCCGAGGAGGCTCAGGCGCTCGGGGCCGGGGCCATCGTCGTCTACCTTATCCAGGGTCCGGAAACCGGAGAGACCTTCGCCGACAACGTGCGCGCGGTCTCGACCGCCGCAGCGCAGGCCGACCGCCTCGGCCTCCCGTTTGTCGTGGAGGCGACGCTCTGGGGCTCGCGCATCCGGGAGAAGAAAGACCCGGACCTCCTTGCCTACGGCTGCCGCATCGCCTCGGAGCTGGGAGCCGACGCCGTAAAGACCGAGTACACCGGCGACCCGGACACCATGCGCGACGTTATAGCGGCCTGCCCCGTCCCGGTCCTCACTTTAGGCGGCGCGAAGAGCGGATCGGAGGACGACGTCGTCGCCTCGGCGACCGGCGCGATAGAGGCCGGGGCGAAGGGCATCATCTTCGGCCGGAACGTCTGGATGGCAGACGACCCGGTCGCGATGAGCCGCCGCCTCGCAGAGGCCGTCCACGGCGAAGCGGCGGGGGGTGGAGAATGA